From Actinomyces sp. oral taxon 171 str. F0337, one genomic window encodes:
- the hisS gene encoding histidine--tRNA ligase → MRTMAQVRQALSSLSGFPEWLPAGHIVEQHFVDILRRTFELHGFSGIQTRAVEPLSELTKKGETSKEVYLLNRLQADPAESESESETDPRKQLGLHFDLTVPFARYVVDNAGLLTFPFKRYQIQKVWRGERPQEGRFREFIQADIDIVGDGALPLHHDVEVPLIMHEALSSLPVPAVTIHVSNRKVAQGFYQSIGIDTDRLIEVLRVVDKLDKIGPEKVAAELTQNVGVNAQQAAQALRLATITGTDGQDVSGQVLRALAGAEPSELLNEGLAELTALLEATGRRRPGAVVADLKIARGLDYYTGTVYESFMAGHEDLGSVCSGGRYDSLATNGRRTFPGVGISIGLSRLLARVIGEGLVEVSRSVPTAVLVAVTDEAHRSASDAIADALRARGVSADVAPSAAKFGKQIRAADKRSIPFVWFPGADGAPDSVKDIRTGEQVEADATTWQPPSDDAAPRITISRVAACSQAGGEDGCKVDSAS, encoded by the coding sequence ATGCGGACCATGGCACAGGTACGACAAGCCCTCTCCTCACTGTCCGGCTTCCCCGAGTGGCTCCCCGCGGGCCACATCGTCGAGCAGCACTTCGTCGACATCCTGCGCCGCACCTTCGAGCTCCACGGCTTCAGCGGCATCCAGACCCGCGCCGTCGAGCCGCTGAGCGAGCTGACGAAGAAGGGAGAGACCTCCAAGGAGGTCTACCTGCTCAACCGTCTGCAGGCGGATCCTGCCGAGTCCGAGTCCGAGTCCGAGACGGATCCGCGCAAGCAGCTGGGGCTCCACTTCGACCTGACAGTCCCCTTCGCCCGCTACGTCGTCGACAATGCCGGGCTGCTGACCTTCCCGTTCAAGCGCTACCAGATTCAGAAGGTCTGGCGTGGGGAGCGGCCTCAGGAGGGAAGGTTCCGCGAGTTCATCCAGGCCGATATCGACATCGTCGGTGACGGCGCCCTGCCGCTCCACCACGATGTCGAGGTCCCCCTCATCATGCACGAGGCGCTCAGCTCCCTGCCGGTGCCCGCGGTCACCATCCACGTCTCCAACCGCAAGGTCGCTCAAGGCTTCTACCAGTCGATCGGTATCGACACGGACCGGCTCATCGAGGTCCTGCGCGTGGTCGACAAGCTCGACAAGATCGGACCCGAGAAAGTGGCCGCCGAGCTTACCCAGAACGTTGGTGTCAACGCGCAGCAGGCGGCGCAGGCCCTCAGGCTCGCCACCATCACCGGAACCGATGGTCAGGACGTCTCCGGGCAGGTCCTGCGGGCACTGGCCGGCGCCGAGCCCTCCGAGCTCCTTAACGAGGGTCTGGCCGAGCTGACCGCCCTGCTCGAGGCCACCGGACGTCGCCGCCCCGGCGCAGTCGTCGCCGACCTCAAGATCGCTCGCGGGCTGGACTACTACACCGGCACGGTCTATGAGTCCTTCATGGCCGGCCACGAGGATCTCGGCTCAGTGTGCTCCGGGGGCCGCTACGACTCACTGGCCACCAACGGCAGGCGCACCTTCCCCGGTGTGGGCATCTCCATCGGCCTGTCCCGGCTCCTGGCCCGCGTCATCGGGGAGGGGCTTGTGGAGGTCAGCCGCTCCGTGCCCACGGCGGTGCTCGTGGCTGTGACCGACGAGGCCCACCGCTCGGCCTCCGATGCCATCGCCGATGCGCTCCGTGCCCGCGGCGTCAGCGCCGACGTGGCCCCCAGCGCCGCCAAGTTCGGCAAGCAGATCAGGGCCGCGGACAAGCGATCCATCCCCTTCGTGTGGTTCCCCGGCGCTGATGGCGCCCCTGACTCGGTCAAGGACATCCGCACCGGCGAGCAGGTCGAGGCCGACGCCACCACCTGGCAGCCGCCCAGTGACGATGCCGCACCACGGATCACCATCAGCCGGGTTGCGGCCTGCTCGCAGGCCGGTGGCGAGGACGGCTGCAAAGTCGACTCAGCCTCATGA
- a CDS encoding dynamin family protein, whose protein sequence is MTMSRSESSSTHNVQQATRALSALRDSLTALSLPYGLQGTAAASDKATLIRDQLGDYILPRLASLDAPLLAVVGGSTGAGKSTLVSSLVRRHVARASAIRPTTRRPLLLHAPTDAAWFDTDRVLGSLSRLRVDADAPASPATDHTPRELELRSCEGLPEGLAIVDAPDVDSVVEDNRDLAATLLAGADLWIFVTTAARYADAVPWEHLRAAAERHITAAIVLDRVPDGAQAEVEADLRRRLAEANLAEAPVFTIPETALDDDGFLPESCVSPLRQWLGALASDAAARQDVAHRSLTGAIGAVLAQSELLAVELDSQEAEQAELHRAATSEHDDALERVIEATEDGSMLHGEVLARWQEFVGTGDLFRSLEVQVGRVRDRITSLLRGRPAPAKRVEQAIGSSLVELLVAESQRACLATERSWRRAGTSQQALNRALAEVPTQTGLEVIAAALVHDWQRQVLTLVRAEGSDKRLTARLLSLGVNGAGVVLMILVFAHTGGLTGGEVGIAGGTAILAQRVLEAVFGDQAMRGMTKTAREDLSRRATGLFANQTKCFTDALPVPNPSADTLREQLQACQEAATSLRALPTARSSRTAGRRAR, encoded by the coding sequence ATGACTATGAGCCGGAGCGAGTCCAGCAGCACGCACAACGTCCAGCAGGCGACCAGGGCGCTGTCCGCCCTCCGCGACAGCCTGACGGCCTTGTCCTTGCCCTACGGCCTTCAAGGAACCGCCGCCGCCTCGGACAAGGCCACCCTCATCCGTGACCAGCTCGGTGACTACATCCTTCCCCGCCTGGCCAGCCTGGACGCTCCGCTGCTGGCCGTGGTCGGTGGCTCGACCGGGGCCGGCAAGTCGACTCTCGTGTCCTCACTCGTTCGCCGGCACGTGGCCAGGGCCTCCGCGATCCGTCCCACCACGCGCCGCCCCCTGCTGCTGCACGCACCGACCGACGCCGCCTGGTTCGACACCGACCGGGTCCTGGGCTCCCTCTCACGTCTGCGCGTGGATGCCGACGCTCCGGCGAGCCCGGCCACTGACCACACGCCGAGAGAGCTCGAGCTGCGATCCTGCGAGGGGCTCCCCGAGGGGCTGGCGATCGTGGACGCACCCGATGTCGACTCCGTGGTCGAGGACAACCGGGACCTGGCCGCGACGCTCCTGGCCGGTGCGGACCTGTGGATCTTCGTCACCACGGCAGCGCGCTACGCCGACGCCGTCCCGTGGGAGCACCTGCGGGCCGCGGCCGAGCGGCACATCACGGCTGCCATCGTCCTGGACCGGGTACCCGATGGTGCGCAGGCTGAGGTGGAGGCCGATCTGCGGCGCAGGCTCGCGGAGGCGAACCTGGCTGAAGCCCCCGTCTTCACGATTCCTGAAACGGCTCTGGACGACGACGGCTTCCTGCCTGAGTCCTGCGTCTCACCACTGCGCCAGTGGTTGGGAGCGCTGGCCTCCGACGCGGCCGCTCGCCAGGACGTCGCGCACCGCAGCCTGACCGGTGCCATCGGTGCCGTGCTGGCACAGAGCGAGCTGCTCGCCGTCGAGCTGGACTCCCAGGAGGCCGAGCAGGCTGAGCTGCATCGAGCAGCCACCTCTGAGCACGATGACGCACTTGAGCGCGTCATCGAGGCCACCGAGGACGGTTCCATGCTGCACGGTGAGGTGCTGGCCCGCTGGCAGGAGTTCGTGGGGACTGGGGACCTGTTCCGGTCCTTGGAGGTTCAGGTGGGACGGGTCCGCGACCGCATCACGTCGCTTCTGCGAGGGCGTCCGGCTCCGGCCAAGCGCGTTGAGCAGGCGATCGGCTCCTCCCTGGTCGAGCTCCTGGTCGCCGAGTCCCAACGGGCCTGCCTGGCCACGGAACGCTCCTGGAGACGCGCCGGCACCTCCCAGCAGGCCCTCAACCGGGCACTGGCGGAGGTGCCCACCCAGACCGGCCTTGAGGTCATAGCCGCGGCCCTCGTCCACGACTGGCAGCGTCAGGTTCTCACGCTCGTTCGAGCCGAAGGCTCCGACAAGCGGCTCACTGCCCGCCTGTTGTCCCTGGGGGTCAACGGTGCCGGAGTCGTCCTCATGATTCTCGTCTTCGCTCACACCGGCGGACTGACTGGGGGAGAGGTGGGGATTGCGGGAGGTACGGCCATCCTGGCCCAGCGGGTTCTGGAGGCCGTCTTCGGAGACCAGGCGATGCGCGGCATGACCAAGACGGCCCGGGAGGACCTCAGCAGGCGAGCCACTGGTTTGTTCGCCAACCAGACGAAGTGCTTCACTGATGCTCTTCCGGTCCCCAACCCCAGTGCAGACACGCTGCGAGAACAGCTTCAGGCCTGCCAGGAGGCGGCCACGTCATTGCGCGCCCTGCCGACTGCCCGCAGCAGCCGGACGGCCGGGAGGAGGGCCAGGTGA
- a CDS encoding ABC-F family ATP-binding cassette domain-containing protein — protein MPAICFSHVSFSYTSDPLLENISLTVSDRERVCVVGPNGSGKSTLLRLATGELSPDHGAVSIPEQHGPPAADSEESTATSIEGYLDAVCAETLEALDRFERMGEAIAQAGAEAGSLAEEYDSLLTRLESLEAWNLPARRAEALAGLGLGRVDTGRLVSSLSPGQRARLEIAALLLSAGQALVLDEPTNHLDAGSSSYLSEMVVSWPGPVLFSSHDRAFIDEVATAVVDLDTAPWQALATASGDSGPMGAYRCAGRYSDYLVEKAYARSSHRSLHQRQQEQRRKLARHRRDSEMVGHSGAAPRTEARIARKFYADRAQRVSTRRQTQDDRRLEALASTEVRRPRSYDLQLRLTEPAPRTGMAVSARSAAVPGRLAPVTVDVMAGEHLLVTGANGSGKSTLLTWMGRRSAPTEDSVGSLTVSGSVLRIPQHLPRLGDPGVDENVWAEGIGDRGQGALHPRLWNRPISELSDGNQRRVQLALAAAAGPEVLVIDEPTNYLDLDALETLEAALRTWTGTLIVASHDRWFIEHWWGRRLHLRTSRVLWT, from the coding sequence ATGCCTGCGATCTGCTTCTCCCACGTCAGCTTCTCCTACACCTCTGATCCCCTGCTTGAGAACATCAGTCTCACGGTCTCCGACCGCGAACGCGTCTGCGTCGTCGGCCCCAACGGATCGGGGAAGTCCACGCTCCTGCGCCTGGCCACCGGCGAGCTGTCGCCTGACCACGGGGCTGTCAGCATTCCCGAGCAGCATGGCCCGCCGGCGGCCGACTCGGAGGAGTCGACTGCCACGTCGATCGAGGGCTACCTCGACGCCGTCTGCGCTGAGACCCTGGAAGCGCTTGATCGTTTCGAGCGCATGGGCGAGGCCATTGCCCAGGCCGGAGCTGAAGCCGGCTCCCTCGCCGAGGAATACGACTCGTTACTGACCCGGCTTGAGTCTCTCGAGGCCTGGAACCTGCCTGCTCGACGGGCTGAGGCGCTCGCCGGGCTGGGACTGGGGCGCGTGGATACAGGCCGCCTCGTCTCCTCCCTGTCGCCGGGGCAACGGGCGAGGCTGGAGATCGCCGCTCTGCTTCTTTCAGCCGGTCAGGCGCTGGTGCTCGACGAGCCCACCAACCACCTGGATGCCGGTAGCAGCAGCTACCTGAGCGAGATGGTGGTGTCATGGCCCGGACCGGTCCTGTTCTCCTCTCACGATCGTGCCTTCATCGACGAGGTGGCCACCGCCGTCGTCGACCTCGACACAGCACCGTGGCAGGCACTCGCCACCGCCTCCGGGGACAGCGGCCCCATGGGTGCCTACCGGTGCGCGGGGCGATACAGCGACTACCTCGTGGAGAAGGCGTACGCCAGGTCGTCCCACCGCAGCCTTCACCAGCGTCAGCAGGAGCAGCGGCGCAAGCTCGCGCGTCACCGTCGCGACTCCGAGATGGTTGGGCACAGCGGGGCAGCGCCCCGGACCGAGGCCCGCATAGCCCGGAAGTTCTACGCCGACCGCGCCCAGCGCGTCTCCACCCGGCGCCAGACACAGGACGACCGTCGGCTGGAGGCGCTCGCCAGTACCGAGGTACGCAGGCCCCGCTCCTACGACCTGCAGCTGCGTCTGACTGAACCGGCGCCGCGAACAGGGATGGCGGTCTCGGCCCGGTCAGCCGCCGTACCCGGGCGCCTTGCACCGGTCACGGTCGACGTCATGGCCGGGGAGCACCTGCTGGTCACCGGCGCCAATGGGAGCGGCAAGTCCACGCTTCTGACCTGGATGGGTAGGCGGTCAGCACCCACGGAGGACTCCGTCGGCAGCCTCACGGTATCCGGTTCGGTGCTCCGGATACCCCAGCACCTGCCGCGTCTCGGCGACCCTGGGGTGGATGAGAACGTGTGGGCCGAGGGGATCGGGGACCGTGGCCAAGGCGCTCTGCACCCGCGCCTGTGGAACCGTCCCATCAGCGAGCTCTCCGACGGTAACCAGCGCCGCGTCCAGCTGGCCCTGGCTGCTGCTGCTGGGCCTGAGGTGCTTGTCATCGACGAGCCCACGAACTACCTGGACCTGGACGCCCTCGAGACGCTCGAGGCCGCTCTGAGGACATGGACGGGCACGCTCATCGTCGCCAGCCACGACCGCTGGTTCATTGAGCACTGGTGGGGGAGGCGGCTTCACCTTCGAACCAGCCGGGTCCTGTGGACCTGA
- a CDS encoding MBL fold metallo-hydrolase, with amino-acid sequence MILERTIAPVFAANCYVLAAGPGEPALVVDPGAGAAGGALALLRSHRLTLGAILLTHGHADHVWDTQTLIEAAHAEGMLASDDSVDVPVYIPERDRYRLEEPDITTGISANGMTFTDMAGTPWRQPADIRLFPGDGFSRAVELVPGIALRAIPAPGHSEGSTLFFFEARLADNALLYETEVIEDDPSAADEEHTYLMALDGDVIFKGSVGRTDLPGGDQVQMLGTLRFLASAIDPATVLLPGHGAVTTMEHEHHGNPYLAEAKIRGGDLKA; translated from the coding sequence ATGATCTTGGAGCGCACCATCGCACCCGTGTTCGCAGCCAACTGCTATGTCCTGGCCGCAGGCCCGGGTGAGCCCGCCCTCGTCGTCGACCCCGGAGCCGGCGCCGCCGGCGGCGCCCTGGCCCTGCTTCGCTCCCATCGGCTCACCCTGGGCGCCATCCTGCTCACCCACGGACACGCCGACCATGTATGGGACACCCAGACCCTCATCGAGGCGGCGCATGCCGAGGGCATGCTCGCCAGCGACGACTCCGTCGACGTGCCGGTCTACATCCCCGAGCGCGACCGGTACCGGCTCGAGGAGCCCGACATCACCACCGGCATCAGCGCCAACGGCATGACCTTCACCGACATGGCCGGTACCCCTTGGAGGCAGCCCGCCGATATCCGTCTCTTCCCCGGAGACGGATTCTCCCGCGCCGTCGAGCTGGTCCCCGGCATCGCTCTGCGCGCGATCCCCGCTCCGGGCCACTCGGAGGGCTCCACCCTGTTCTTCTTCGAGGCCCGCCTGGCCGACAACGCCCTACTGTACGAGACCGAGGTCATCGAGGACGACCCCTCCGCCGCGGACGAGGAGCACACCTACCTCATGGCGCTCGACGGCGACGTCATCTTCAAGGGATCCGTGGGTCGCACCGACCTGCCCGGCGGAGACCAGGTGCAGATGCTCGGCACTCTGCGGTTCCTGGCCAGCGCCATCGACCCGGCCACCGTCCTGCTGCCCGGGCACGGTGCAGTGACCACCATGGAGCACGAGCACCACGGCAACCCCTACCTCGCCGAGGCCAAGATCCGTGGAGGAGACCTCAAGGCCTGA